The Niastella koreensis GR20-10 genome includes a window with the following:
- a CDS encoding DUF4129 domain-containing protein has translation MNVVASYRLLRLIACLVTWLACAPLVQAQTDTDSAEEVIAPPVADSAIEIGTNTYDTKTGTTRLPEPPTYRIVPDSTVRRYKNQKDFEYANDPEYWDLERERELKRKREKEEREWEQRQKEQEGKRGFWDNVYSIFSGDAIRIVTYIVLGLFFLFIIYRIMVVNKLFLFYSSPKSKVSDGGEEVDIEDDNLDEKIRRAAEAGDHRQAVRYMYLKTLQLLNERQWIKYHVDATNYEYVLQMSKHKLGNDFSFLTRIYDYVWYGEFTLSREQFDTVYNNFSHFYNAV, from the coding sequence ATGAATGTTGTTGCATCATACCGGTTGTTGAGGTTAATAGCGTGTTTGGTTACATGGCTGGCCTGTGCTCCATTGGTTCAGGCCCAAACTGATACCGACAGTGCCGAAGAGGTTATTGCGCCGCCCGTGGCAGACTCAGCTATTGAAATTGGTACCAATACGTACGATACAAAAACAGGCACCACCCGGCTGCCTGAACCGCCCACCTACCGCATCGTTCCCGATTCTACCGTGCGCCGCTATAAAAATCAAAAAGATTTCGAATATGCCAATGACCCGGAATACTGGGACCTTGAGCGCGAACGGGAATTGAAACGTAAACGCGAAAAGGAAGAACGGGAGTGGGAGCAGCGGCAAAAGGAGCAGGAAGGTAAAAGAGGCTTCTGGGATAATGTCTATAGTATTTTCTCCGGTGATGCCATCCGCATCGTTACCTATATAGTACTGGGTTTGTTTTTCCTGTTTATTATCTACCGCATTATGGTAGTGAACAAATTGTTCCTGTTTTATTCTTCACCAAAATCAAAAGTGAGTGACGGCGGTGAGGAGGTTGATATTGAAGATGACAACCTCGATGAAAAGATCAGGCGGGCAGCGGAAGCCGGCGACCACCGCCAGGCCGTTCGGTATATGTACCTGAAAACCCTGCAACTGTTGAACGAAAGACAATGGATCAAATACCATGTGGATGCCACTAACTATGAGTATGTGTTGCAGATGAGTAAACATAAACTGGGCAACGACTTTAGTTTTTTAACCCGCATTTACGATTATGTGTGGTATGGAGAGTTTACGCTGAGCCGGGAACAGTTTGATACAGTATATAATAATTTCAGCCACTTTTACAACGCTGTGTAA
- the proS gene encoding proline--tRNA ligase, whose protein sequence is MSKEITSRSTDYSQWYNDLVIKGSLADYSAVRGCMVIKPYGFSLWENMRDALDKMFKDTGHVNAYFPLFVPKSLFEAEEKNAEGFAKECAVVTHYRLKTDPSKKGALMVDPEAKLEEELVVRPTSEAIIWNTYKNWIQSYRDLPLLINQWANVVRWEMRTRLFLRTAEFLWQEGHTAHATAKEAVEETVQMLNVYADFVENWMALPVIKGIKTENERFAGAVDTYCIEALMQDGKALQAGTSHFLGQNFAKAFDVKFSDKENKLDYVWATSWGVSTRLIGALVMAHSDDDGLILPPRIAPLQVVIVPIYKGEEQKARIDVKVLELVKQLKALGVRVKYDDNDNSRPGWKFAEYELKGVPVRVALGLRDLENNTVELARRDTKEKQSVSMDGLPERIVQLLAEIQQAIFNKALTYRDSHITTVNTWDEFVSTLNEKGGFISAFWDGTSETEDAIKDKTKATIRCIPLDNPQEEGVCVFSGKPAKQRVLFAQAY, encoded by the coding sequence ATGAGCAAAGAGATCACCAGCCGGAGCACAGACTATTCGCAATGGTACAACGACCTGGTTATTAAAGGCAGCCTGGCCGATTATTCGGCTGTAAGAGGCTGTATGGTAATAAAACCTTATGGGTTTTCCCTGTGGGAAAATATGCGCGATGCCCTTGATAAAATGTTCAAGGACACCGGCCACGTGAACGCCTATTTCCCGTTGTTCGTTCCCAAAAGCCTGTTTGAAGCTGAAGAAAAGAATGCCGAAGGATTTGCCAAGGAGTGTGCGGTGGTAACGCATTACCGTTTAAAGACCGATCCTTCCAAAAAAGGCGCCCTGATGGTTGATCCCGAAGCCAAGCTGGAAGAAGAGCTGGTGGTTCGCCCAACCAGTGAGGCCATCATCTGGAATACCTACAAAAACTGGATCCAATCATATCGCGACCTGCCGCTGCTCATTAACCAATGGGCCAACGTGGTTCGCTGGGAAATGCGCACCCGCCTGTTTTTGCGCACCGCCGAGTTCTTATGGCAGGAGGGGCATACCGCCCATGCCACCGCCAAAGAAGCCGTGGAAGAAACGGTGCAAATGCTGAATGTGTATGCCGATTTCGTGGAAAACTGGATGGCATTACCGGTAATAAAAGGGATTAAAACAGAGAACGAACGTTTTGCCGGCGCCGTAGATACCTATTGTATCGAAGCCCTGATGCAGGATGGCAAAGCCCTGCAGGCCGGTACCTCGCATTTTTTAGGTCAGAATTTTGCCAAAGCATTCGATGTGAAGTTCTCCGATAAAGAAAATAAACTGGACTATGTATGGGCCACCAGCTGGGGCGTAAGCACCCGCCTTATCGGCGCACTCGTAATGGCGCATAGCGATGACGATGGGTTAATTCTTCCTCCAAGGATCGCCCCGTTGCAGGTGGTGATCGTTCCTATTTACAAAGGGGAAGAACAAAAGGCCAGGATCGACGTGAAGGTACTGGAATTGGTAAAACAGCTGAAGGCCCTGGGCGTACGCGTAAAATACGACGATAACGACAACAGCCGTCCCGGCTGGAAGTTTGCGGAATACGAATTGAAAGGCGTACCGGTTCGCGTTGCCCTGGGTTTACGTGACCTGGAAAACAATACGGTGGAGCTTGCCCGCAGGGATACCAAGGAAAAACAAAGCGTTTCCATGGATGGATTGCCAGAGCGCATTGTTCAGCTGCTTGCCGAGATTCAGCAGGCCATTTTCAACAAAGCGCTCACGTACCGCGATTCACACATCACCACGGTAAATACCTGGGATGAATTTGTAAGCACCCTGAACGAAAAAGGCGGCTTTATTTCCGCTTTCTGGGATGGTACTTCTGAAACAGAGGATGCTATTAAGGATAAAACAAAAGCGACCATCCGCTGTATTCCTTTAGATAACCCACAGGAGGAAGGCGTTTGTGTTTTCTCAGGCAAACCCGCCAAACAACGGGTACTGTTTGCACAGGCTTATTAA
- a CDS encoding RNA polymerase sigma factor, with protein MRNMTNDEQLLRAIAMGNTEALEQLYARYWQHLFTAAYNVLKNKAVCEDIVQEAFLQLWQRRETLEIQTTLQAYLFSVIRYSVFKHIKKEQSHSQVFQHLPERLHYITPEEIVIEKNIRSQLAVIVNSLPEKCREIYLLSREEQLSHNEIASRINISPKTVENHITIALKKIRFGIARMTGIFFLLNLI; from the coding sequence ATGCGCAATATGACCAATGACGAGCAACTGCTGCGGGCAATTGCCATGGGGAATACTGAAGCCCTTGAGCAACTGTATGCCAGGTACTGGCAGCATTTATTTACAGCAGCTTATAACGTTTTAAAAAACAAAGCAGTCTGTGAAGACATTGTACAGGAAGCTTTTCTGCAATTGTGGCAACGGCGCGAAACGCTTGAGATTCAAACCACCTTACAAGCCTACCTCTTCTCGGTGATTCGTTACAGTGTTTTCAAACATATCAAAAAAGAACAATCTCACAGCCAGGTATTCCAACACCTGCCCGAACGCTTACACTATATTACACCCGAAGAAATTGTTATTGAAAAGAACATTCGCTCCCAGTTGGCCGTCATAGTAAACAGTTTACCCGAAAAATGCCGGGAGATCTACCTCCTGAGCCGGGAAGAGCAACTGAGCCATAATGAAATCGCCAGCCGGATCAATATCTCCCCCAAAACAGTTGAAAATCACATCACAATTGCATTAAAAAAAATCCGCTTTGGTATCGCCAGAATGACGGGTATTTTCTTCCTGTTGAATTTAATTTAA
- a CDS encoding RDD family protein, with amino-acid sequence MLLVKLDTGFNIEVEFALSPFHRRFFAWLIDATIQGTYLFMAAKLLNALVGLEWDSQIWIFVLYLLPFIFYHLISEIMMNGQSVGKMVMQIKVMTLQGGEPSISQYLIRWLFRIIDFPILLFAGSLSGYSTWWVVLFIFAGLICVIATPKSQRVGDLVAGTILIDLKKRTSWQDTVFTEVESTYQPRYPQVMQLSDRDVNTLKNIIETVKRRNDYDLSIKIAYRIQSKLKMTSDQDSLEFLQTLLKDYNYYSTN; translated from the coding sequence ATGCTGTTAGTTAAATTAGATACCGGCTTTAACATTGAAGTGGAATTTGCCCTCAGTCCGTTTCACCGGCGCTTTTTTGCCTGGCTGATCGATGCCACCATCCAGGGTACGTACCTGTTTATGGCCGCCAAACTCCTGAACGCACTGGTAGGCCTGGAATGGGACTCGCAGATCTGGATCTTTGTTTTGTACCTGCTGCCGTTTATTTTTTACCACCTTATTTCCGAGATCATGATGAACGGACAAAGCGTTGGTAAAATGGTGATGCAAATAAAAGTGATGACCCTGCAGGGCGGCGAACCTTCCATCAGCCAGTACCTTATTCGCTGGTTATTCCGGATTATCGACTTTCCGATCTTATTGTTTGCAGGCAGCCTTTCCGGCTATTCTACCTGGTGGGTGGTGCTGTTTATTTTTGCCGGATTGATCTGCGTAATTGCCACGCCCAAATCGCAACGCGTGGGCGACCTGGTGGCCGGCACCATTCTGATAGATCTTAAAAAACGTACTTCCTGGCAGGATACCGTATTCACTGAGGTAGAATCAACTTATCAACCCCGCTATCCGCAGGTAATGCAGTTGAGCGACCGCGACGTAAATACCCTGAAAAACATTATTGAAACAGTGAAAAGGCGTAACGACTACGACCTGTCCATCAAAATCGCCTATCGCATTCAGTCAAAACTCAAAATGACAAGCGATCAGGATTCACTTGAATTCTTACAAACTTTATTGAAGGATTATAACTATTATTCTACTAATTAA
- the truB gene encoding tRNA pseudouridine(55) synthase TruB translates to MQEAPNIFEAGQVLLINKPLEWTSFDVVRKIRNAIKIKKVGHAGTLDPLATGMLILCTGKFTKRINEYMAQEKEYTGTITLGAITPTYDLESEPRDFKDYSSITPEQLQTIAAQFTGEIMQVPPMHSAIKKDGKRVYELARAGKTIELEPRRITIKEFEFTKIELPVLYFRVVCSTGTYIRSLANDVGKAAGCGAYLSSLCRTRIGEFSLDKSMTMEEAMAWIEGMKR, encoded by the coding sequence ATGCAAGAGGCACCTAATATTTTCGAAGCAGGACAGGTTTTATTGATCAATAAACCACTTGAGTGGACATCCTTTGACGTAGTTAGAAAGATCCGCAATGCGATCAAAATAAAAAAAGTAGGTCATGCCGGTACGCTCGATCCGTTGGCTACCGGCATGCTTATTTTGTGTACGGGCAAGTTTACCAAGCGCATAAATGAGTACATGGCGCAGGAAAAGGAGTACACCGGCACCATTACGCTGGGCGCCATTACGCCTACCTACGACCTGGAGAGCGAGCCCCGGGATTTTAAAGACTATAGTTCCATTACCCCGGAACAATTACAAACCATTGCCGCGCAGTTCACCGGCGAAATTATGCAGGTACCGCCCATGCATTCGGCCATTAAAAAAGATGGTAAACGGGTGTATGAGCTGGCCCGGGCCGGCAAAACCATTGAGCTGGAGCCCCGCCGAATTACCATAAAGGAATTTGAATTTACCAAAATAGAATTGCCCGTTCTGTATTTCAGGGTGGTTTGTTCAACCGGCACCTATATCCGTAGCCTGGCCAATGATGTGGGTAAAGCCGCTGGTTGTGGCGCCTATCTTAGCAGCCTGTGCCGCACGCGCATTGGGGAGTTTAGTTTAGATAAATCTATGACGATGGAAGAAGCGATGGCGTGGATAGAAGGAATGAAAAGATGA
- a CDS encoding DUF5362 family protein: MEPYKQSASVPNENLFELQIDQQSISYMGETARWAKFLSIVGFVMCGLLVIFAVFAGSIISILSKVGSSYESSTYSSAVMGVYSYGIAAGYIILALLFFFPCLYLFNFSSKMQTALRNNDQINLNAAFGNLKSCFKFVGILTIVILSFYLLVIIAVVSVASLMK, translated from the coding sequence ATGGAGCCCTACAAACAATCCGCTTCAGTACCCAATGAAAATTTGTTTGAACTGCAGATTGATCAGCAAAGCATCAGCTATATGGGTGAAACCGCTCGCTGGGCAAAGTTTTTATCAATTGTGGGCTTTGTGATGTGTGGTTTACTGGTGATCTTTGCCGTGTTTGCAGGCAGCATCATTTCTATTCTCAGTAAAGTGGGCAGCAGTTACGAGTCATCTACCTACAGCTCTGCCGTGATGGGCGTTTATTCCTATGGCATTGCCGCCGGTTATATAATATTAGCTTTATTATTCTTCTTCCCCTGTTTATACCTGTTTAATTTTTCATCGAAAATGCAAACAGCCCTGCGTAATAACGATCAAATAAATCTGAATGCAGCCTTTGGCAACCTCAAAAGCTGTTTCAAGTTTGTGGGCATTCTTACTATTGTTATATTGTCGTTTTACCTGCTTGTGATTATTGCGGTGGTATCAGTAGCGTCACTGATGAAGTAA
- a CDS encoding DUF58 domain-containing protein, with product MAVILLFVLSYNWPVLNPVARVSLWFFIIMVVLDYILLFLRKEGLLIQRIVSDRFSNGDVNKVKLLITNKFHFRIRIRVIDEIPVQFQQRDFSVVAVLDSDESKNIAYDLRPVERGEYIFNDTNVFVKSPLQLVVRRVRSEGEQMVKVLPSYLPLRQFELMAHSNNLAEAGSRKIRKIGHSLEFEQIKEYVTGDDIRSINWKATARRGGQLMVNNYTDERSQSIYCIIDKGRVMKMPFEGMTLLDYAINATLVLSRVALIKQDRAGLVTFAENIGHFLPADRKASQMGHILETLYNQQTKFLESDFEKLYAHLRNRISQRSLIVLFTNFESLSGLQRQLPYIRHIARNHLVLVVFFENTELRQLTDEPANDIETLYTKTIAEKFVYEKRLIVKELQQHGIFTILTAPQNLTINTVNKYLELKARQAI from the coding sequence GTGGCAGTAATATTATTGTTCGTACTGTCGTATAACTGGCCGGTGCTGAATCCCGTAGCGCGGGTAAGCCTTTGGTTTTTTATAATCATGGTAGTGCTGGATTATATCCTGTTGTTCCTGCGCAAGGAGGGATTACTGATCCAAAGGATAGTAAGCGACCGGTTTAGCAATGGCGATGTTAATAAGGTAAAACTGCTTATTACCAATAAGTTTCATTTTCGTATCCGCATCAGGGTCATTGACGAAATACCGGTGCAGTTTCAGCAGCGTGATTTTTCTGTTGTTGCCGTGCTGGATAGTGATGAATCAAAGAATATAGCCTACGACCTGCGACCGGTTGAACGGGGCGAATACATTTTTAACGATACCAATGTATTTGTAAAAAGTCCCTTACAACTGGTGGTGCGCCGGGTGAGGAGCGAAGGGGAGCAAATGGTAAAAGTATTGCCTTCGTATTTGCCCCTGCGCCAGTTTGAGTTAATGGCGCATAGCAACAACCTGGCCGAAGCAGGCAGCCGCAAGATCCGGAAAATAGGCCATAGCCTTGAGTTTGAACAGATCAAGGAATACGTTACCGGCGACGACATCCGCAGTATAAACTGGAAGGCTACTGCCCGCCGGGGCGGACAGCTGATGGTGAATAATTATACCGATGAACGCAGCCAGAGCATCTATTGCATTATAGACAAGGGAAGGGTTATGAAAATGCCTTTCGAGGGCATGACGTTGTTGGATTATGCCATCAATGCCACTTTGGTACTGTCGCGGGTGGCGCTGATAAAACAGGACAGGGCAGGGCTGGTGACCTTTGCCGAGAACATCGGTCATTTTTTACCGGCCGACCGCAAGGCCTCGCAAATGGGGCATATCCTGGAAACCCTGTACAACCAGCAAACAAAATTCCTCGAAAGCGATTTTGAAAAGCTGTATGCGCATTTACGCAACCGCATTTCGCAACGCAGCCTCATTGTGTTGTTTACCAATTTTGAATCGTTATCGGGTTTACAACGACAGCTGCCCTACATCAGGCATATTGCCCGCAATCACCTGGTGCTGGTAGTGTTTTTTGAAAATACCGAACTCCGCCAGCTGACCGATGAACCGGCCAATGATATTGAAACGCTCTATACAAAAACCATTGCAGAGAAATTTGTGTATGAAAAACGGTTGATCGTAAAGGAGCTGCAACAACACGGCATTTTCACTATTCTTACGGCACCACAAAACCTCACCATTAATACGGTTAATAAATACCTTGAACTGAAAGCAAGGCAGGCGATCTGA
- a CDS encoding DUF4350 domain-containing protein, with amino-acid sequence MKPIIRYRFLLLLMAFAALVAACGSGGKTMNKRVTLWRTDKIPYGTYYAYENLSHLFPNSEIVINKRSPDRYKTYSEKTDKDDEGDNAANTTSYDDPSVNYIIINNQVIPDENEVNALLNLVGKGQHVFISAFTISEALLDSLHLHPAYYSSVFNTDDSLTVSVDNPITKDSLSFTYPGKAMDNYFVKVDSSITNILGRDKFGHPNYVSFNYDGGGSLYIHLAPMAFTNFFLLHKNNKAYYDNALSYLPKSSSVIRWDEYFRYHTASNSDGSAGGGKGLFPTLDWINKQQGLKSALPLLLVLMLIIYLFESKRKQRIIPVIVPLQNASVDFVKTVGRLYFQRHDNKNLALKMTVHFQDHVRSRYGIRAALNDPEFEKKLAWKTGYNVNNIKNLLFFMNSLQDMHDVTDAALIDFNRKLEHFYKYA; translated from the coding sequence TTGAAACCAATAATACGATATCGTTTTTTACTATTGCTGATGGCGTTTGCCGCGCTGGTAGCCGCTTGCGGTTCCGGTGGCAAAACCATGAACAAACGGGTAACGTTGTGGCGTACCGATAAAATACCCTACGGCACGTATTACGCATATGAGAACCTGAGCCATCTTTTTCCTAATTCCGAAATTGTTATCAATAAAAGATCGCCCGACCGGTACAAGACGTACAGTGAAAAAACCGACAAGGACGATGAGGGAGATAACGCGGCCAATACCACCAGTTATGATGATCCCAGTGTAAACTACATCATCATCAACAACCAGGTTATACCCGATGAAAACGAGGTAAATGCCCTGTTGAACCTGGTAGGTAAAGGACAGCACGTTTTTATTTCGGCTTTCACTATCAGTGAAGCCTTGCTGGACAGTTTGCATTTACACCCTGCGTATTATTCTAGTGTATTCAATACCGACGATTCGCTGACCGTAAGTGTAGATAATCCCATAACAAAAGATTCCCTGTCGTTCACCTATCCCGGTAAGGCCATGGATAATTATTTTGTGAAGGTTGATTCCAGTATTACCAATATTCTGGGAAGGGATAAATTCGGGCATCCCAATTATGTATCGTTTAATTATGATGGTGGCGGCTCCCTGTACATACACCTGGCGCCGATGGCCTTTACCAATTTCTTTTTATTACACAAAAACAACAAAGCTTATTACGATAACGCCTTATCGTACCTGCCCAAAAGCAGCTCGGTAATAAGGTGGGATGAGTATTTCCGGTATCATACGGCGAGTAACAGCGACGGTTCGGCCGGGGGCGGAAAAGGACTGTTCCCTACGCTGGACTGGATCAACAAGCAACAGGGACTCAAAAGCGCTTTGCCGTTATTACTGGTGTTGATGCTGATCATTTACCTGTTTGAAAGTAAACGCAAACAACGCATCATTCCGGTTATTGTACCCCTGCAAAATGCCTCGGTTGATTTTGTGAAAACGGTGGGCCGGTTGTATTTTCAACGGCACGATAACAAGAACCTGGCGCTGAAAATGACGGTGCATTTCCAGGACCATGTACGCAGCCGCTATGGCATTCGTGCTGCGTTGAACGACCCGGAATTTGAAAAAAAGCTGGCCTGGAAAACAGGCTATAATGTCAATAATATCAAGAACCTGTTGTTCTTTATGAATTCATTGCAGGACATGCACGATGTAACCGATGCAGCCCTGATAGACTTTAACCGTAAATTGGAGCACTTTTATAAATACGCATAA
- a CDS encoding AAA family ATPase — protein MENFFDVRTDLSALQQSVQTLKQEIGKVIVGQEQMVELLLAAVLADGHVLIEGVPGVAKTLTAKLLSKSISVGFSRIQFTPDMMPSDVIGTTIFNPKDSTFQFNKGPIFSNIVLIDEINRAPAKTQAALFEVMEERQITVDGHSYQLSVPFMVVATQNPIEQEGTYHLPEAQLDRFLFKINVSYPSAEQEFRIVLQHHQQNLNEMINQVSTVLSATQVSELRKQVRSIHVEEKLINFITTIVANTRNHKSIYLGASPRASIGILNGAKALASMRGRDFVTPDDIIYVIPPVLRHRIVLTPEKEMEGASTDDVIQQIVASIEVPR, from the coding sequence ATGGAAAACTTTTTCGATGTTAGAACCGATCTCAGCGCACTGCAGCAATCGGTACAGACCTTAAAGCAGGAAATTGGTAAAGTGATCGTTGGCCAGGAGCAGATGGTGGAATTGTTACTGGCGGCTGTTTTGGCCGACGGACATGTGCTTATTGAAGGTGTGCCTGGAGTGGCTAAAACCCTTACTGCCAAATTGCTGAGCAAAAGCATTTCGGTAGGTTTTTCACGTATCCAGTTCACCCCCGATATGATGCCCAGTGATGTAATTGGAACTACCATTTTCAATCCCAAGGATTCTACTTTTCAGTTTAATAAAGGGCCCATCTTCAGCAATATTGTTCTTATAGATGAGATCAACCGCGCCCCGGCCAAAACCCAGGCGGCCCTGTTTGAGGTAATGGAAGAGCGGCAGATCACCGTTGACGGGCATTCGTACCAGTTATCGGTGCCGTTTATGGTGGTGGCCACACAAAACCCTATTGAGCAGGAAGGTACCTATCATTTACCAGAAGCGCAGTTAGACCGCTTTCTGTTTAAAATAAATGTGTCATATCCTTCGGCTGAGCAGGAGTTCAGGATTGTACTTCAACATCATCAGCAGAACCTGAATGAGATGATCAACCAGGTATCAACGGTGCTTTCTGCTACCCAGGTATCGGAACTGCGCAAACAGGTGCGTTCCATTCATGTGGAAGAAAAGCTCATCAATTTTATCACTACTATAGTTGCCAATACCCGCAATCATAAATCAATTTACCTGGGTGCATCGCCCCGGGCGTCTATCGGTATCTTAAATGGCGCCAAAGCGCTGGCTTCCATGCGCGGCCGCGATTTTGTTACGCCCGATGATATCATTTATGTGATCCCGCCGGTATTGCGTCACCGCATTGTGTTAACGCCGGAGAAAGAGATGGAAGGGGCTTCTACGGATGATGTGATTCAGCAGATTGTTGCGAGTATAGAAGTGCCCAGGTAG
- a CDS encoding stage II sporulation protein M: MREGLFIKKNIDKWRKYQYEKTTDPDEMAQQFTELVNDLGYSKTFYPHSKVTQYLNDLASRIYLSIYRNKREETSRIGSFFKTELPLTVRKHHREILYSFLIFVGFAIMAAFSAAHDESFVRGVLGDGYIEMTESNISKGDPFGVYRQSKAVNMFAYIALNNIYVSFRVFVWGLFLGLGSIKELFTNGVMVGAFQYYFFAKHLGWSSVLVIWCHGTLEISAIILSGAAGLIIGNSILFPGSHKRLHSLMQGAKDGLKIMIALVPILLVAAFLEGFVTRYSYYSMPRLISILILAVSFTFIMWYFVWYPIQVQRKTKAEKAVE; encoded by the coding sequence GTGAGAGAAGGACTATTTATAAAGAAAAATATCGATAAGTGGCGGAAGTATCAGTATGAAAAGACCACCGATCCTGATGAAATGGCGCAACAGTTCACTGAGCTGGTGAATGACCTCGGGTATTCCAAAACTTTTTACCCGCACAGTAAGGTAACCCAGTATTTGAACGACCTGGCCTCCCGCATATACCTGAGCATTTACCGGAACAAACGGGAAGAAACTTCCCGCATTGGCAGTTTTTTTAAAACGGAATTACCGCTCACCGTTCGCAAGCACCATCGTGAAATCCTGTATTCATTCCTCATCTTTGTTGGGTTTGCAATTATGGCGGCCTTCTCGGCAGCTCATGATGAATCATTCGTAAGAGGTGTGCTGGGCGATGGATATATTGAAATGACCGAGTCGAATATTTCCAAAGGAGATCCTTTTGGCGTATACCGGCAATCAAAGGCCGTGAATATGTTCGCGTACATTGCGCTGAACAATATTTATGTGTCGTTCAGGGTGTTTGTATGGGGACTGTTCCTGGGACTGGGCAGTATTAAAGAACTGTTCACGAATGGCGTAATGGTAGGCGCTTTTCAATATTATTTTTTTGCAAAGCACCTGGGCTGGTCCTCCGTGCTGGTGATCTGGTGCCATGGTACGCTGGAGATCTCCGCCATCATTTTGTCGGGGGCGGCTGGTTTAATAATAGGTAATAGTATTTTATTCCCTGGTTCGCATAAAAGATTGCATTCGCTGATGCAGGGGGCAAAAGACGGGTTGAAAATAATGATTGCGCTGGTACCTATACTGCTGGTAGCAGCTTTCCTGGAGGGATTTGTTACCCGGTATTCCTACTATTCCATGCCCCGTTTGATAAGCATATTGATCCTGGCAGTCTCATTTACTTTTATTATGTGGTATTTTGTGTGGTATCCCATCCAGGTACAACGTAAAACAAAGGCCGAAAAAGCAGTTGAATAA